GGCATACGAAAAGATGTTGGAGTTCTACCGGCTGGATGCAGAGCGGATAACGGCATCCGACATTTGCGCGATTGTGCGCCAATGGCAGGAGGCAGTGGTCGGACTGGACCGTCTGGTCTACGAGGACGCGAAGAAGGAATTCTCGTTGACCTCGATGACCGGTTTCGGTGCCGATGGAAGCAAAGCTGAGCAAAAACTCGATTTCGAGCAAGTGCGTGGCGTATTCGAAAGCAATCCGTTCGTTACGGCGGTATTGGAACATATCAAAGTGAAAACGGAATTAGGTAATGAATTATTGGACCGCTTGAGCGGGCTTGTATAAATTGAAGTGTTCAAAATAGAATTAGTCTGTCATTCTGAGCGTAGCGAAGAATCTCGTACACATAAATGTGGATGTACACGAGATCCTTCACTCCGTTCAGGATGACATAAAAGAAAAAGTTTTGACTCCTTAACTACCAATTAAAAAGGAAATGTTATGAAAAAATATGTTTGGTTGGTATGCCTGATGTGCTGCATCAGCATGATGGCACAAGCCGGGAATTATCGGAAAAGAGAAGTCACTCATCCGTGTTTTGTAACGGCTAATACCTCGAAGATAGAGATAAAGAAAATAATATTAACCGATGAGCAGACGCAGGTTGATGCGGTTTTGTACGGGAAACCGGGTGAAGTTGCGGTAATCTCTTCGAATACTTGTTTGCGGAGTGCGGAACAAGAATTTCCTTTGCGTGAAGCGGGAAATGTGTCGATAGACGGGAAGACGGTTCCGGAACGGATACCGGACTCAGGCAAAATGGATATCATCCTTTCGTTTGCACCGATACCTCAGGGTGTGCATGCGGTGGATTTTGTGGAAAAAGAAGAAGGCTGGACCATTTATGGAGTGCAATTGACCGGAGTTGAGCCTTACGTTTACTTGCCCAGTTTCTTGCAAACAAGGCGTTTGGAGCAAAGCCGTGCCTTGCCTGAGCCGCAATTGAAGGCGGGAAAATCTATCATCAACGGTTATATCTTGGGATATCATCCGGATATGGACTTGGATGTCGTGTTCCGTCATTCCGATTGGCTTCTTTATAATCAATGGGGTCAGACCGTGCGGGTACGTCAGGACGGTTCGTTCCATATCGAGACTGATTTGTTATTGGCTGGAGGTGCCCATTTGCAAATCAATAAAGCCCAATTGGATTTGTTCTTGGTGCCGGGCGAAGAGATGACGGTTTATATTCATCTTCCGAAGTTGAGCATGTCGGCTTCCCGTTTGTTGAAGGATAAATACGGGCAAGAGCAAAAAGCATGGTTCGATGGCGGAGCATCCGCTTTGAATGCGGAATTGGCAACATGGGGCTATCCTTTGTCGATGAATGAAGAACCGGGCTTTGAGGATTTGACCTCCAGATTATCTGCGAATGAATATGCGAAGTATGTAAAGCATCACTATGCCAAATACGAAAAAGCATTGCAACACGATGAGAAGGTAGGGGAAGCATATCGTCAGTATGTCTTGTTGAACCTGAAGATGAATGAATTGGTCACGCTTGGAGCGAAAGGCGAGATGCCCGGCATTGTGAAATCTCCTTATTTCCGGTATGGATATGATTATACCACCTATTTGGAATACATGGAACGTGACAAAGGGCAGACGGTGGATTTGTGGGACGATGTGAAGAAAGCCCGTACGGTTTACGAGCATTTCGTGAAAGAGCGTAAGTTTTCTTCCGATGACAAGAAGCTGATGAAGAGCATTTCCCAACCCGAAATCCTGAAATACATTAAGACCAAGACGAAGACGTTGGAGGAAAAGGCATTGCTGGCAGAGTCGAGTGAAACGTATGTCGTGGCAGAGTTGGATGAAAGTGTGTCGGGGGCAGACATTTTGCCGGCTATTATTGCTCCTTATAAGGGACAGGCTGTATTGGTTGACTTTTGGGCAACGTGGTGCGGACCGTGCCGGAAGAGTATGTCTGCAATTCGTGGCTTGAAAAAGAAGTTGGAACCGAAAGACGTGGTATATATTTATCTGACCGGTCCTTCTTCACCGGAAACAGATTGGAAAACAGCCATTACGGATATAAACGGAGTGCATTACCGCCTGACGAAAGCGCAATGGGAATATCTTTGCAAGACGTACGGCATTACGGGTATTCCCGGATACCTGGTTATCAGCTACGACGGGAAGTTGCAAGACAAGTACGTAGGTTTTCCGGGCACCGATGCGTTGATGAAAGACTTGCTTCGGGCAGGAGAATGATTATGGCTTGAACGCAGAGACGCAAAAGCGCAGAAGATTACCCGTGTAGGTGTATCAACAAAGTGTCTTGTCTACTAAAAAACTCGTTTATTTAAGGAAATATTTCAATAATACTTTGTACCTTTGCTCTCAGGTAATAACTAACAATTAATTTCTAATCGATTATGGCAACAACACCAGAATTCAAGTATCAGCCGATGTTTGAGCACGGAGAAGATACTACTGAATACTATTTGCTTACGAAAGACTATGTATCGGTAAGCGAGTTCGAAGGAAAACCTATCCTGAAAGTGGAAAAAGAAGGATTGACCGCTATGGCGAATGCTGCTTTCCACGATGTATCTTTCATGTTGCGCCGTTCGCACAACGAACAGGTGGCAAAAATCCTGAACGATCCCGAAGCGAGCGAGAACGATAAGTATGTAGCGTTGACTTTCCTGCGCAATGCCGAGGTAGCTGCCAAGGGCGTATTGCCTTTCTGCCAAGATACCGGAACGGCTATTATCCATGGCGAAAAAGGCCAGCAGGTATGGACGGGCTATTGCGACGAGGAAGCCTTGTCTTTGGGCGTGTATAAGACGTATACCGAAAACAACCTGCGTTATTCGCAAAACGCTCCGTTAAGTATGTACGAAGAAGTGAATACCCGTTGCAATCTTCCGGCACAAATCGACCTGGAGGCTACTGAAGGTATGGAATACAACTTCTTGTGTGTAACGAAAGGTGGCGGTTCGGCTAACAAGACTTATCTGTATCAGGAAACTAAAGCGATTCTGAATCCGGCTACGTTGGTGCCGTTCCTGGTAGAGAAGATGAAGACATTGGGTACGGCGGCTTGTCCTCCTTATCATATCGCTTTCGTTATCGGCGGTACTTCGGCTGAAAAGAATCTGCTGACCGTAAAATTGGCTTCTACGCATTATTACGATAACCTGCCTACTACGGGTAACGAATACGGACGTGCTTTCCGCGATATCGAACTCGAAAAGCAAGTGTTGGAAGAAGCGCACCGTATCGGTCTGGGGGCACAGTTCGGCGGTAAGTATTATGCACACGATGTACGTATTATCCGTTTGCCGCGCCACGGTGCGTCTTGTCCGGTAGGTCTGGGCGTATCTTGTTCGGCGGACCGTAACATCAAGTGTAAAATCAATAAAGACGGTATTTGGATTGAAAAACTGGATTCGAATCCGGGCGAACTGATACCGGAAGCATTGCGTCAGGCGGGCGAAGGCAATGCCGTGAAGATTGACCTGAACCGTCCGATGAAGGAAATCTTGGCGGAACTTGATAAGTATCCTGTCGCAACCCGTCTGTCATTGAATGGTACAATCATTGTAGGCCGTGATATCGCTCACGCCAAACTGAAAGAACGTCTGGATAAGGGTGAAGACCTGCCGCAATACATCAAGGATCATCCGATTTACTATGCCGGTCCGGCAAAGACTCCGAAGGGAATGGCTTGCGGTTCAATGGGACCGACTACGGCAGGACGTATGGACCCGTATGTAGACCTCTTCCAA
The Phocaeicola salanitronis DSM 18170 genome window above contains:
- a CDS encoding fumarate hydratase, which produces MATTPEFKYQPMFEHGEDTTEYYLLTKDYVSVSEFEGKPILKVEKEGLTAMANAAFHDVSFMLRRSHNEQVAKILNDPEASENDKYVALTFLRNAEVAAKGVLPFCQDTGTAIIHGEKGQQVWTGYCDEEALSLGVYKTYTENNLRYSQNAPLSMYEEVNTRCNLPAQIDLEATEGMEYNFLCVTKGGGSANKTYLYQETKAILNPATLVPFLVEKMKTLGTAACPPYHIAFVIGGTSAEKNLLTVKLASTHYYDNLPTTGNEYGRAFRDIELEKQVLEEAHRIGLGAQFGGKYYAHDVRIIRLPRHGASCPVGLGVSCSADRNIKCKINKDGIWIEKLDSNPGELIPEALRQAGEGNAVKIDLNRPMKEILAELDKYPVATRLSLNGTIIVGRDIAHAKLKERLDKGEDLPQYIKDHPIYYAGPAKTPKGMACGSMGPTTAGRMDPYVDLFQSHGGSMIMLAKGNRSQAVTDACKKYGGFYLGSIGGPAAILAQNNIKSIECVEYPELGMEAIWKIEVEDFPAFILVDNKGNDFFKQIKPRCTGCK
- a CDS encoding TlpA family protein disulfide reductase; protein product: MKKYVWLVCLMCCISMMAQAGNYRKREVTHPCFVTANTSKIEIKKIILTDEQTQVDAVLYGKPGEVAVISSNTCLRSAEQEFPLREAGNVSIDGKTVPERIPDSGKMDIILSFAPIPQGVHAVDFVEKEEGWTIYGVQLTGVEPYVYLPSFLQTRRLEQSRALPEPQLKAGKSIINGYILGYHPDMDLDVVFRHSDWLLYNQWGQTVRVRQDGSFHIETDLLLAGGAHLQINKAQLDLFLVPGEEMTVYIHLPKLSMSASRLLKDKYGQEQKAWFDGGASALNAELATWGYPLSMNEEPGFEDLTSRLSANEYAKYVKHHYAKYEKALQHDEKVGEAYRQYVLLNLKMNELVTLGAKGEMPGIVKSPYFRYGYDYTTYLEYMERDKGQTVDLWDDVKKARTVYEHFVKERKFSSDDKKLMKSISQPEILKYIKTKTKTLEEKALLAESSETYVVAELDESVSGADILPAIIAPYKGQAVLVDFWATWCGPCRKSMSAIRGLKKKLEPKDVVYIYLTGPSSPETDWKTAITDINGVHYRLTKAQWEYLCKTYGITGIPGYLVISYDGKLQDKYVGFPGTDALMKDLLRAGE